From the genome of Vicia villosa cultivar HV-30 ecotype Madison, WI linkage group LG2, Vvil1.0, whole genome shotgun sequence, one region includes:
- the LOC131650553 gene encoding ankyrin repeat-containing protein At2g01680-like — protein MESKGLRFMTHQSIFTMVGSADLDGLKKLLEQLRKEEDDNSNNGSSSSSSPVSVYDVMALQNDHGETPLYIAAERNLKQVFSFLLNLCDFEILKIRSKSDMNAFHVAAKRGHLDIVKEILSSWPEVCKLCDSSNTSPLYSAAVQDHLDVVNSILDVDVGSMFIVRKNGKTALHNAVRYGVDRIVKALIARDTGIVCIKDKKGQTALHMAVKGQSTSVVEEILQADPTILNERDKKGNTALHMATRKGRSQIVSLLLSYSAVDVNAINKQQETALDLADKLPYGSSALEIQEALSEYGAKYARHVGKLDEAMELKRTVSDIKHEVQSQLIQNEKTRRRVSGIAKELKKLHREAVQNTINSVTVVAVLFASIAFLAIFNLPGQYIMKGPQTGKSNIADHVGFQVFCLLNSTSLFISLAVVVVQITLVAWDTRAQRQIVSVVNKLMWAACACTCGAFLAIAFEVVGKKKWMAITITAVGTPILVGTLASMCYFVFRQHFGIFQSDSQRRIKRASGSKSFSWSYSANISDLDEYNSDIEKIYAL, from the exons ATGGAGTCGAAGGGTCTGCGATTCATGACCCATCAATCAATTTTCACCATGGTTGGATCTGCTGACCTTGATGGGTTGAAGAAGCTCTTAGAGCAACTcagaaaggaagaagatgataatAGTAATAATGGGtcgtcatcatcatcttcacctgtGTCGGTTTATGATGTTATGGCTCTTCAAAATGATCATGGTGAAACTCCTCTTTACATCGCTGCTGAACGTAATTTGAAGCAAGTTTTCAGCTTTTTGCTGAATTTGTGTGATTTTGAGATTCTCAAGATTCGTTCCAAGTCTGATATGAATGCTTTTCATGTTGCTGCTAAGCGTGGCCATTTGG ATATTGTGAAGGAGATTTTGAGTTCTTGGCCTGAGGTTTGTAAATTGTGCGACTCGTCGAACACCAGCCCTTTATATTCTGCTGCAGTTCAAGACCACTTGGATGTGGTGAATTCTATTTTGGATGTTGATGTCGGCTCCATGTTTATAGTTAGAAAAAATGGGAAAACTGCGCTACACAATGCTGTTAGGTACGGCGTCGATCGTATCGTGAAAGCACTTATTGCCCGCGATACAGGAATTGTTTGCATTAAAGATAAAAAAGGTCAAACTGCACTGCATATGGCTGTCAAAGGACAGAGTACATCGGTGGTGGAAGAGATATTACAAGCTGATCCGACTATATTGAATGAGCGCGATAAGAAGGGTAATACAGCTCTTCACATGGCTACGAGGAAAGGCCGGTCACAG ATAGTGAGCCTTTTGTTAAGCTATTCAGCTGTGGATGTTAATGCCATCAATAAGCAACAAGAAACAGCTTTGGATTTGGCAGATAAACTTCCATATGGATCTTCAGCTTTAGAAATCCAAGAAGCACTTTCAGAATATGGTGCTAAATATGCAAGACATGTTGGTAAATTAGATGAAGCAATGGAACTTAAAAGAACTGTAAGTGATATAAAGCATGAGGTGCAATCACAGCTTATTCAGAACGAAAAAACTCGGCGACGAGTTTCTggtatagctaaggaattgaagaAACTTCATAGAGAAGCAGTTCAAAACACCATTAACTCTGTCACAGTGGTTGCTGTCCTTTTCGCCTCGATAGCGTTCTTGGCTATATTCAATTTGCCAGGTCAATATATCATGAAAGGACCACAGACAGGAAAATCTAACATAGCCGATCATGTTGGATTCCAAGTTTTCTGTCTCTTGAATTCGACGTCTCTTTTCATTTCTCTTGCTGTTGTCGTTGTTCAAATCACTTTGGTAGCTTGGGATACTAGGGCTCAGAGACAAATCGTGTCGGTCGTTAACAAGTTAATGTGGGCTGCATGTGCTTGCACATGTGGCGCGTTTTTGGCTATAGCTTTCGAGGTTGTTGGAAAGAAAAAATGGATGGCCATTACCATAACAGCTGTAGGGACACCAATTCTAGTTGGGACTCTAGCAAGCATGTGCTACTTTGTTTTCCGGCAACATTTTGGTATTTTTCAAAGCGATTCCCAAAGACGCATCAAGCGAGCAAGTGGAAGCAAATCTTTCTCGTGGTCTTACTCTGCAAATATTTCAGATTTGGACGAATACAATTCAGACATTGAGAAGATCTATGCTCTGTAA